The following nucleotide sequence is from Flavimarina sp. Hel_I_48.
GCATTTTCAGCAATTTTCGTCAATTCTGAATAAATCTTTGCCTTAACCTGTGGAATCGCTTTCTTACTTACATAAAGGTTCTTGAGATGTTTGATCACGTTGTGATTGATCGTATGCTGTACCTCTTTCTTATAATCGTCTTTTATCTTGTTCCCCAAAGTTGCATTTTCCAATGCTTCCAGAAGGCCATCTAAACCCAACTGATCGTTATCTATAGCGTGATTTTCAACTAGACGGTTGGCACGCTCGGGATTAAGCAGGAAAGTTAACGTCATATCGCTCGCAGTCGCCGCGGCGCCCAGCGCATCAAAGGTAACACCGGTGTCACCCTTAAAACTTTCCCGTGTACGCTCATAGCCAAAAGCACGTGGGGGAAACAACGCCAATTTATCCTTTGGAATCGCCAGATGTTCCGCATTTAGGGTCAAAAGGACCGATTTTAGCGCGTCTTCCTGAGTTTTTGTATCAATAAATGCGACCGGAACAAGATTAGGATCCCCTTTTACGGCATAATTATATTCCTGACCGCCTATGACTTTTATGGCCGCCTCCGTCTGGTACCGGTGATAGAAATACAGAGGGACAAATACGTCTTCCAGTACGCTGTAAGCCTCCCCATCCTTAATATTATCTATCGAGAAATTTTGTATTGCCTGTTGCCGAAGTTTCAGCACATTTTTAAGTTCCTCACTGGCGCTTGCGCCATTGTCCCAAAGATGTGCATCAGGATGTGCACCATCTGCGGCGCGCGCATCGCTGTCCGTTATAAATCGTAATCCCTTAGCTTCGGCGTCCGTAAGGATTTTATCTAAGAATTTCTCTTCTGAATCTCCATCGGGCGCATTTCCGTAGGCATAGGCTACCGTGACTTTATCCCACTCCCCTATTCCCGTGTCGTACGCGTTGCTAAAGTCCACTTCTTTTCCTTTGAGCGTCAACGTGGGATGGGGATAATCCATCACCGAAGCACGATCGTTTACACTTGCCGCAAAATTATGGGAGAACCCTAAGGTATGGCCAACTTCATGCGCGCCCAACTGCCGAATGCGGGCCAAAGCCATTTCAAGCATAGGTTCATAATTATCATTGGATTTTGCAAAAGGCTTGTTCATCAAAGCCTGTGCGATCAAAAAATCCTGCCTAATCCTCAAACTCCCCAGACTTACGTGACCTTTTAAAATTTCGCCTGTCCTTGGGTCGCTCACACTTGCTCCATAACTCCATCCGCGGGTACTGCGGTGTACCCACTGGACCACATTGTATCGCAAATCCATAGGGTCTGCACCTTCCGGAAGCATTTTTACCTGAAATGCATTTTTGTAGCCCGCTGCGGCAAAGGCCTGATCCCACCAGCTTACCCCTTCCAGCAATGCTGACCGTACCGGTTCTGGTGTACCGGGGTCCAGATAATAGATTATAGGTTCTACCGGTTCACTGATCTCGGCTTCGGGATTTTTCTTTTCTAAGCGGTGACGACGAATAAAACGCTTGGTAATGGATTCCTGTATGGGAGAGGCAAAATCCAT
It contains:
- a CDS encoding zinc-dependent metalloprotease; the protein is MTLRILLILSFVIQSSFAQFLSKKTDLQTANGFFTFHYDDSSGEIYMEVDELDTEFLYVHSLKSGIGSNDLGLDRGQLGGTSIVKFIKAGNKLLLMERNQDYRAMTDNSAEKKSIAEAFGKSVLYGFEIKETKGKTYVIDLTPFLMEDAHQVTDKLKKAKEGTYKVDATKSAILMENTKSFPKNTEFEALLTLKGDPEGKMLRTVVPTPGLVTIVQHHSFVELPDDGYTPREFDPRAGLNAVTFMDFASPIQESITKRFIRRHRLEKKNPEAEISEPVEPIIYYLDPGTPEPVRSALLEGVSWWDQAFAAAGYKNAFQVKMLPEGADPMDLRYNVVQWVHRSTRGWSYGASVSDPRTGEILKGHVSLGSLRIRQDFLIAQALMNKPFAKSNDNYEPMLEMALARIRQLGAHEVGHTLGFSHNFAASVNDRASVMDYPHPTLTLKGKEVDFSNAYDTGIGEWDKVTVAYAYGNAPDGDSEEKFLDKILTDAEAKGLRFITDSDARAADGAHPDAHLWDNGASASEELKNVLKLRQQAIQNFSIDNIKDGEAYSVLEDVFVPLYFYHRYQTEAAIKVIGGQEYNYAVKGDPNLVPVAFIDTKTQEDALKSVLLTLNAEHLAIPKDKLALFPPRAFGYERTRESFKGDTGVTFDALGAAATASDMTLTFLLNPERANRLVENHAIDNDQLGLDGLLEALENATLGNKIKDDYKKEVQHTINHNVIKHLKNLYVSKKAIPQVKAKIYSELTKIAENARDENRYVTTDIEQFLKEPQKFEALPSPTIPDGSPIGSYMCPVNLYE